One genomic segment of Brassica napus cultivar Da-Ae chromosome A3, Da-Ae, whole genome shotgun sequence includes these proteins:
- the LOC106443265 gene encoding putative cyclin-T1-1, with protein MGERSWYMTREEIEVKSPSRVDGIDSKQESFQRWSYSTFLQELGQRLHNPQKSIATSIVLCQRFFTRESLAKNDPKTISIICMFIAGKVEGSPRPVDDVIAKGCRVLHGKEPSTEMCARLKGAVLTGEKFVLSTLRFDVEIEHPYEPALHWVRRWIKVEMDAKRLYQAAWNFLNDGLRSSLCLQFRPSQIAAAALYLGSRMTNVKIPCDGEKDWWLEFHVTKRQLCDICNQTLEIYQQDFLIPVKHEAKSKFGDGGLLRLEPGR; from the coding sequence ATGGGAGAAAGGAGTTGGTATATGACAAGAGAAGAGATAGAAGTAAAGTCCCCATCGAGAGTAGACGGTATCGACTCAAAGCAAGAGAGTTTCCAACGTTGGTCTTACTCTACTTTCCTCCAGGAGCTTGGCCAGAGACTCCACAATCCTCAGAAGTCCATAGCTACATCGATAGTCTTATGTCAAAGATTCTTCACTCGCGAATCCCTGGCGAAGAACGACCCCAAAACAATCAGCATCATATGCATGTTTATCGCTGGAAAAGTCGAAGGGTCTCCGAGACCGGTGGATGACGTCATCGCCAAGGGTTGCAGGGTTTTACATGGCAAGGAACCGTCGACAGAGATGTGCGCGAGATTGAAGGGGGCTGTGCTAACCGGTGAGAAGTTTGTGCTCTCTACGTTAaggtttgatgtcgaaatcgaACACCCTTATGAACCGGCTCTGCATTGGGTTAGGAGATGGATTAAGGTCGAGATGGACGCTAAGAGATTGTATCAGGCTGCGTGGAATTTCCTCAATGACGGTTTAAGGTCTTCGCTTTGTTTGCAGTTCAGGCCGAGTCAGATCGCTGCGGCTGCTTTATATCTTGGCTCGCGCATGACTAATGTGAAGATACCATGTGATGGGGAGAAAGATTGGTGGCTAGAGTTCCATGTAACCAAACGTCAACTGTGTGATATTTGTAACCAGACGCTCGAAATTTACCAACAAGACTTCCTTA
- the LOC111200480 gene encoding ATP-dependent DNA helicase PIF2-like, whose amino-acid sequence MPKPVFIDHSVYDNNLLQEELNYAREELRGQHDEWITQLTDEQRSVYDAILGSVMSGKGGVFFVYGFGGTGKTFLWNILSAAIRSKGDVVLNVASSGIASLLLPGGRTAHSRFGIPISPDEFSTCNIEPGSNQAELVAKASMIIWDEAPMMSKHCFEALDRTLCDIMKTTDGRPFGGKVVVFGGDFRQILPVIPRGNRADIVMAALNSSYLWKHCKVLQLTKNMRLFSETDPREAEEIKKFSDWILDVGDGKINEPNSGETMIDIPKDLLVMKCTDPIEAIVSEVYGNTFKDSKDPLFFQERAILCPTNEDVDVINNYMLDRLAGNFLDVAHY is encoded by the coding sequence ATGCCAAAACCTGTTTTTATTGATCATTCTGTTTATGACAACAATCTATTACAAGAGGAGCTAAACTACGCAAGAGAAGAATTGCGAGGGCAACATGACGAGTGGATTACACAGTTGACTGATGAGCAAAGGTCTGTTTATGATGCAATTCTAGGATCGGTTATGAGTGGTAAAGGTGGAGTCTTTTTTGTCTATGGGTTTGGAGGAACGGGAAAAACATTTTTATGGAATATTCTTTCAGCTGCAATAAGGTCAAAGGGTGATGTTGTTCTTAATGTTGCATCTAGCGGTATTGCTTCTTTATTGCTTCCAGGTGGGAGGACCGCTCATTCAAGGTTTGGTATTCCTATAAGTCCAGATGAGTTCTCCACTTGCAATATAGAACCTGGAAGCAATCAGGCCGAATTGGTTGCGAAGGCTTCAATGATTATTTGGGACGAAGCCCCTATGATGAGCAAACATTGCTTTGAGGCGTTGGATCGTACTTTATGTGACATTATGAAGACTACTGATGGAAGGCCATTTGGTGGCAAAGTAGTTGTTTTTGGTGGTGATTTCCGGCAAATACTACCAGTAATTCCAAGGGGAAACCGAGCTGATATTGTCATGGCGGCGCTAAACTCTTCTTATCTATGGAAGCATTGCAAAGTGTTACAGCTGACAAAGAATATGAGGCTCTTTTCAGAAACAGATCCTCGAGAAGCTGAGGAGATTAAAAAATTTTCCGACTGGATTTTGGATGTAGGTGACGGAAAGATTAACGAGCCAAACAGTGGAGAAACTATGATTGATATTCCTAAAGATCTGCTGGTTATGAAGTGCACTGATCCTATTGAAGCTATCGTCTCTGAAGTATATGGCAACACTTTCAAAGATTCGAAGGATCCATTATTTTTCCAGGAAAGAGCAATATTGTGTCCTACGAACGAAGATGTTGATGTTATTAACAACTATATGCTTGATCGTCTAGCAGGTAATTTTTTAGACGTTGCACACTATTAA